The genomic window GCCGCTGAGAACCATACACCCTGCGAGCGGCAACTCCAAACCAACTTCGATCGTCATGGCTCCCCCCTGGGAAAAGCCACCCAAAATCGTGCGTTCTAGGGGGACCCCGGTGGTGGTGGGTAAGGTTTGCAGCCAGTTCAATAGGCGCGATCGGCTGTTTTGCAGGTCGGCTAAATGCGCCCATTCTCCGGTGAAATTAAAGGTTTCAGGAAAGCCGTACCACATCTTGCCAACGGGATTGAAGGGATGGGGAAAGGGCGCATCGGGCAGCAGCAGTTGATAGTTGGGAATGTCCAGCAGGCTGGTAAAGTAGGCGGCATCTTCGGCGTTGGCTCCCCAACCGTGCA from Alkalinema sp. FACHB-956 includes these protein-coding regions:
- a CDS encoding alpha/beta hydrolase, whose protein sequence is MTLKVITIPPKSGQSPTGTIVVLHGWGANAEDAAYFTSLLDIPNYQLLLPDAPFPHPFNPVGKMWYGFPETFNFTGEWAHLADLQNSRSRLLNWLQTLPTTTGVPLERTILGGFSQGGAMTIEVGLELPLAGCMVLSGYRHGPIPTLTHPPKTLMVHGQMDNVVPLAAAQETRDRLLEAGVKLQYEEFATMGHEVSNPVLDRMQTFIQQILG